One Lucilia cuprina isolate Lc7/37 chromosome 4, ASM2204524v1, whole genome shotgun sequence DNA segment encodes these proteins:
- the LOC111682638 gene encoding uncharacterized protein LOC111682638, protein MLLLKISFLLCVIILCSDLCAGVFLPLLKGLKKKLIYGSYAPSYGYRTPYVAGYGYGGGYYGGYNQSPYGKYYSGAKPYYPRRHRGGRKRTGRTYSDIARVINPNPYAFVGRRPYPAQPFYPQG, encoded by the coding sequence ATGTTACTtttaaagatttcatttttattatgtgTCATCATATTGTGCAGTGATCTATGTGCCGGTGTATTTTTGCCTCTGCTGAAaggattaaagaaaaaacttatttacgGCAGTTATGCTCCCAGTTATGGCTATCGTACTCCCTATGTAGCTGGTTATGGTTACGGTGGCGGTTATTATGGTGGTTATAACCAATCTCCGTATGGAAAATATTATTCCGGTGCCAAACCCTATTATCCTCGTCGTCATCGTGGTGGTCGTAAGCGCACTGGGCGTACTTATAGTGATATTGCACGTGTTATTAATCCAAATCCTTATGCTTTTGTTGGCAGACGACCATATCCAGCTCAACCTTTTTATCCTCAAGGATAA